The following proteins come from a genomic window of Trifolium pratense cultivar HEN17-A07 linkage group LG4, ARS_RC_1.1, whole genome shotgun sequence:
- the LOC123923951 gene encoding 40S ribosomal protein S11-like, protein MDEQTEKAYLKQPKVFLSSKKSGKGKRPGKGGNRFWKSIGLSFKTPRDAIEGTYIDKKCPFTGNVSIRGRILSGTCHSAKMNRTIIVRRNYLHFIKKYQIL, encoded by the exons ATGGATGAACAG acTGAGAAGGCTTATTTGAAGCAACCAAAAGTGTTTCTAAG CTCGAAGAAATCTGGAAAGGGAAAGAGACCTGGAAAAGGTGGAAATCGCTTCTGGAAATCCATTGGTCTTTCATTCAAGACTCCCAGAGATGCCATTGAAG gAACCTACATTGACAAGAAGTGCCCCTTCACCGGCAATGTTTCCATCAGGGGCCGTATTTTATCTGGAACCTGTCACAGTGCTAAGATGAACAGGACTATTATTGTTAGAAGGAATTATCTTCACTTTATTAAGAAGTATCAGATATTGTGA